The Thermodesulfobacteriota bacterium nucleotide sequence GGTGAGCAGGCTGCCCCGAACCCGGCGCAGGCGTTGGGCCCGGGGGGTGCGATCCCCCCACCCCAGCAGGGCGCCCGCCAACACCAGGCCCGCCTGGCCAGCGATGAGAATGGCAGGGATCTCCACGGTCCCGTGGGGCAGGAGCCAGCCCAGGAGGAAGGCCCCCTCCCCGGCCGCCAGGTAGTCCAGGGCAACGGCGCCCAGGATGGCGCCGTTGTAGAAGAGCAGGAGCAGCGTGCCGGCTCCCCAGGTGATCCCCAGCGCCAGGACGAAGAGCGAGACCTGGGTGTTGTGGGTCATGAGCTGAGAGGAGAAGGAGGCCCGGTAGCCCCGCAGGCGGTCCTCGCCCCCCGACTCTTCCCAGGCGACCCGCTCGGAGGGATGCACCTGGAGGTGGGCGAAGGGCAGGAGCACCTCCCGGGCGCCGGGGTCCAGGGAGAGGGCAGCCGCTCCGAAGGCGGCCCCGCCTGCCGTGACGGCCGCCGCCAGCCCGAAGGCCGCCAGGTGCCGGCGGAAGGCCCGGGGGAAGGTGCCGGTGAGCCAGGCCCAGGGGCGCAGGGGCGCCCGGCGGCGGGTCTCGTAGATCTCCGCGTAGGCTCTCGCCACCA carries:
- a CDS encoding stage II sporulation protein M, translating into MIVDLPRFVTEGRPRWSRLEAVLEGLDRDPHRALDLDRARELHRLYQGAAADLSRLAGGGAAAEPETRRYLESLVARAYAEIYETRRRAPLRPWAWLTGTFPRAFRRHLAAFGLAAAVTAGGAAFGAAALSLDPGAREVLLPFAHLQVHPSERVAWEESGGEDRLRGYRASFSSQLMTHNTQVSLFVLALGITWGAGTLLLLFYNGAILGAVALDYLAAGEGAFLLGWLLPHGTVEIPAILIAGQAGLVLAGALLGWGDRTPRAQRLRRVRGSLLTLGGGAALLLVWAGIVEATLSQIHEPVLPYGAKIALGVAELGALALFLGLSGRESGADPAARVGAGSPANRSAGLYGARGVGGRGRSHRRADPEQASRPRWGRDGP